One window from the genome of Erwinia sorbitola encodes:
- the hutH gene encoding histidine ammonia-lyase: MSLTTHHCLLTPGKVELATLKAIYRGGVTLALDETSRNRIQQASATVAAIVKEGKVTYGINTGFGKLAQTTIPTERLAELQRNLVLSHSVGLGDLLPDDVVRVIMATKVISLARGHSGIRIELVDGLIALFNAGIMPCIPEKGSVGASGDLAPLAHLSLMLLGEGEVRVKGKLIPATEGLALAGLQPFVLGPKEGLALLNGTQVSTALALRGLFEGENVFAAGLVAGALSLEAIKGSIKPFDHRIHEARGQQGQIEVAAAVSSLLEGSEILVSHANCGRVQDPYSIRCVPQVMGACLDNLNHAAKVLQIEANAASDNPLVFTDTGEVISGGNFHAEPVAFAADIIALAIAEIGAISERRLALMLDTGLSGLPPFLVNDGGVNSGFMIAQVTAAALASENKSLAHPGSVDSLPTSANQEDHVSMATYAARRLGAMCFNTAAVVGIEAMAAAQGIDFIRPLQSSPLLEQILATIRERVPYLEKDRLMAPDIEQMRLWAGADQWPEAIAALLPARAH, encoded by the coding sequence ATGTCACTGACTACGCATCATTGCCTGCTGACACCGGGTAAGGTGGAGCTGGCCACCCTCAAAGCTATCTATCGCGGGGGCGTCACACTGGCGCTGGACGAAACGTCGCGCAACCGTATTCAGCAGGCAAGTGCTACCGTGGCCGCCATCGTTAAAGAGGGCAAAGTGACCTACGGCATCAACACGGGCTTTGGCAAACTGGCGCAAACCACCATTCCAACGGAGCGCCTGGCTGAATTGCAGCGTAACCTGGTGCTGTCACATAGCGTTGGGCTGGGCGATCTGTTACCGGATGATGTGGTGCGCGTGATTATGGCCACCAAGGTGATTAGCCTGGCGCGCGGTCATTCAGGGATCAGGATCGAGCTGGTCGATGGGCTTATCGCTCTGTTTAATGCCGGTATTATGCCGTGCATCCCGGAAAAAGGGTCAGTCGGAGCCTCGGGCGATCTGGCCCCGCTGGCGCACCTGTCGCTGATGCTGCTGGGTGAAGGCGAAGTAAGGGTAAAGGGTAAGCTGATCCCGGCAACAGAAGGGCTGGCACTTGCCGGACTGCAACCCTTTGTACTGGGGCCAAAAGAGGGTCTCGCGCTGCTGAACGGTACTCAGGTATCGACGGCGCTGGCGCTGCGCGGCCTGTTCGAGGGAGAGAATGTGTTTGCCGCCGGTCTGGTGGCGGGTGCTCTGTCGCTGGAAGCCATTAAAGGTTCGATTAAACCTTTCGATCACCGTATCCATGAAGCTCGCGGCCAGCAGGGGCAGATTGAGGTTGCCGCAGCGGTGTCTTCGCTGCTCGAAGGGAGCGAAATCCTCGTTTCACACGCTAACTGTGGCCGCGTTCAGGATCCTTATTCGATCCGCTGCGTCCCGCAGGTGATGGGTGCGTGTCTGGATAATCTTAACCATGCGGCAAAAGTGTTGCAGATTGAAGCCAATGCCGCCTCCGACAACCCGCTGGTGTTTACCGATACCGGCGAAGTGATTTCCGGCGGTAACTTCCACGCCGAGCCAGTAGCCTTTGCTGCCGATATTATCGCGCTGGCCATCGCCGAAATTGGTGCCATCTCTGAGCGCCGTCTGGCGCTGATGCTGGATACCGGCCTTTCCGGTCTGCCACCGTTCCTGGTCAATGACGGCGGGGTTAACTCCGGCTTTATGATCGCACAGGTCACGGCGGCGGCGCTGGCCTCTGAAAATAAATCCCTGGCTCATCCCGGCAGCGTCGACAGCCTGCCAACCTCGGCCAATCAGGAAGATCACGTGTCGATGGCGACCTACGCCGCACGCCGTCTGGGTGCCATGTGCTTCAACACCGCCGCCGTCGTCGGTATTGAAGCGATGGCCGCCGCCCAGGGCATTGATTTTATCCGCCCGCTGCAAAGTTCCCCGCTGCTGGAACAGATTCTGGCGACCATCCGCGAGCGCGTACCTTACCTGGAAAAAGACCGCCTGATGGCACCGGATATCGAGCAGATGCGTCTGTGGGCTGGTGCAGATCAATGGCCAGAAGCTATCGCTGCCCTGTTACCTGCGCGTGCGCATTAA